The Desulfonatronum thioautotrophicum nucleotide sequence GAGTAGGAAATACACGAGCCGCAATCCGGTCCGCGGTTCGTTTTTCATTTGGCAGATGTGAGAAGGATTATTATTTTAAATTTTTATGAGCCCCAAAATGGAGGAAGAAATGAAACGAGGATTGTTGCTTGCCGGTCTGTTGACCCTGTTCTTGAGCGCCCCGGCTTTGGCCCATTTCCAGATGCTGTATACCCCGCAAAGCGCCCTGGAGCATGGCGGAGAGATGAGCCTGAAGCTGGTCTTCACGCATCCTTTTGACGGCGATCACATCATGGACATGGATCCTGTACAGGAGTTCTACGTGGTGCATCAGCGTGGAGAGGAAGGCGAACCCCAGAAGATCGATCTGAAGGAATATCTCTCGGAGATCACCTGGAATGGACTGGACGACGCCGAGGGCAAGGCTTTTGAGGCCAACCTCCCGGCCCGCGTGGTCCGCTCCATGGGCGACTACGTTTTCGTGCTGGTTCCGACTCCCTACTACGAAAAGGCTGATGAAGGATACATCCAGCAGTTCACCAAGATGATCGTGAACGTGGGCGGCATGCCCGGCAACTGGAATGAGCCCCTGGGATTGCCCGCCGAGATCGTGCCCATGAACAAGCCTTATGCCAACTGGACCGGTGGTGTTTTCACCGGCGTGGTAATGTCCAACGGCGAGCCGGTTCCGAATATCGAGGTCGAGGTCGAGTACCTGAACGTGGACGTGGACATGGCCGCCAACGCCTTTGTCGGCGAGCCCAAGATCGAGGCTCCGCATCCGGCCTTTGAAACCATGTCTGTGATGGCCAACGACAAGGGCGAATTCACCATCGGTCTGCCCAAGGCAGGCTGGTGGGGCATTGCCGTGCCGGACGTGGTCGAGCTGGAGCACGACGGCAAGGAATTGGTCCAGGAAGCCGTGCTCTGGATTCAGGTCACGGATATTCCGTAACCAGGCTTTTTTTGAGAATCCGCCTTCATTCCGGTTTGACGGTGATGAAGGCGGATTTTTTTTTATATCCGATTTTTTGGGATGGTTCAGGACTGGTTTACAAATCAAAATTGCAACGCCTTCTTTATGGCATCCGTTCGGTGTAGGGCCGACCGGTCGGCCCTAATGGTCTGGAAAAGGCCACCCGTACTCGGAAGTGTCAACCACTAATTCCGAGAAAATGAACCATCCCGATATGTTTATACCCGGAAATTGCATTGCGATTTGTTTCTCGCTAACCTGCAAGGCTTGCGAGGCAAACCTTTTACCGCAAATTTCAGGAGGTGCAGGATGAACGACATGATACGAGGCGGATTGCTGTTTTTGGCCGGGGCGGTGGTCGGCGCGGCCGGCGCCAGCCTCATGGCCCGCCAGGACAACCCCTTGCGCGGGGCGGTTGTGGGAACCTTGGCCCAGGGATTGGCCGCAAAAGACAAGATGCTGACATCCTTGGAAAAGGCCAAGGAGAATGTGGAGGACATGGTTGCCGAGGCGCGGCAGGCCAAGCCGACCCCGACAGGATTGCCCGACCAGTCCAAATAACCGTCGGCCCCCACTGATCGTCGACCTCCCCGTGTACGTCCCCGTCCCCGTCCCCGTTCACGTTCACAAGGATGGTTTTGGAAGACCAGGTCGACGATTGGTTTTCGAAAAAAAAGCGAAGTGAGTATCGTGAACGGGGACGGGGACGAGGACGAGGGCGGGGACGGTTGTCTCTTTGTCAGGGCGGTATATTTGATTCCTGTCCAGCCACTAACTATCCAACCACCATTTTTTCAGGATTTCACATGGGCAGACCTCCAAAGCGCTTTCTCGTGGTTCTTGTACACGCCATTCCCGGCCGCTTTCGGCTCCGCCTGGATCACGTTCCGGACCAGGCCACGTTGGACATGATCCAGCGGGGACTGACCGGCCATCATGGGGTGCGGGAAGTGCGGGTATCGGCGCGTACGGGCAGTGTTCTGGTTTTTCACGACGAGGGCGTCTCCCTGGAAAAGCTGCTCAGCTTGTTCCAGAACCAGGGGCTGACCCTGCACGAGTTGAGTCAGGTGCCGCAATCGACATCAGCGCTGTCGGCCGTGACCCCGGAGGTCGCTGAACCATCCGGGCAAACCTCGTTGCTGCGCTCTCTGGCTTTTCCCGGGCTGCTTTTGCGTCCCTTCCTGCCGCCCTGGGTCCGTTTGCTCCTGGCCGCTCGCCGGGCATTGCCGTTTTTACTCAAGGGGCTTGCATCCCTGTTGCGCGGACGGCTGAATATCGACGTCCTGGACGGCCTGGCCATCGGCATCTCTTTGGCCCGCCGCGATCTGCGTTCGGTGATGATCATCACCACGCTGCTTTCCCTGGGAGATTTTCTGGAGCAGTGGACCCGCAAGCGCTCCCGGGATCAGTTGGCTCAGGATCTGCTGCATCTGCCGCCTTCGGTGTGGATCAAGAACGGCGAGCAGTTGGAGGAGCGGCCTCTGGAGCAGGTTCAAACCGGAGACCTGGTCGTGGTCCATTCCGGCTCGCGGATTGCCGTGGACGGGGTGGTGGTGGATGGGGAGGCCATGGTCAACCAGGCATCGCTGACAGGCGAGCCCCTGGCCGTGGCCAAGGGCCGGGGCATCTCGGTGTTTGCCGGAACCGCAGTGGAGGAAGGAACCATCATCATCCGGGCCGAGCAGGTGGGGGATGCGACCAGGGTGAACAAGATCGTCAAAATTTTGGAGGAATCCGAACGGCTCAAGGCCGGATTGCAGGCCCGGGCCGAACAGTGGGCCGACCGTGTTGTCCCCCTGACCCTGGGGCTCAGCCTGCTGACCTGGTTCCTGACCCGGAATCTGAACCGGGCCGTGTCCGTCCTGCTGGTGGATTTTTCCTGCGCCATCAAGCTTTCCACTCCGTTGACCATGCTCGCGGCCATGCGCGAGGCCTCCACCAAGGGGGTGCTGATCAAGGGTGGACGGTTCCTGGAAAAACTTGACCAGGCAGACACCTATGTCTTCGACAAGACCGGAACCCTGACCGAGGCCCAGCCCCGCGGGCTGGAAGTCGTGCCCTTTAACGGCCATGAGGCACGAGAAGTCCTGCGCATCGCGGCCTGCCTGGAGGAACACTTTCCGCATCCTCTGGCTCGGGCCGTGGTGGCCATGGCCGACCGGGAGGGCCTGCCGCACAAGGAAGAACATTCCGAGCTGGAACATATCCTGGCCCATGGGATTGCTTCCAAACTGGACGGTCAGCGGGTTCTGGTGGGCAGTCGCCATTTTATTCAGGAACACGGCAAGGCGGACCTGTCCGTCGCGGAACAGGCCGTGCGTCGGGCCGCGGAGCAGGGAAGTTCCGTGCTTTATGTAGGAATCGGCGGTGAACTGGCCGGGCTTATCTTTCTGGAAGACCCGGTGCGCCGGGAAGCGGCCTTGTTCCTGCAGTTGTTGCGCCAGGGCGGCGTCCGCCACGTGCTGATGCTCACCGGCGACGGGGAGGAAAGCGCCGCCAACGTTGCTGGGCGGCTGAACATTGATGCCTATCACGCCCAACTCCTGCCCGAGGACAAGGTCCGCATCGTCCAAGGCCTGCGCTCGTCCGGCAACGTGGTGGCCATGGTCGGGGACGGAATCAACGACACTCCGGCCCTCTCAGCGTCGGACGTGGGGATATCCATGAAATCCGGTGCGGATATCGCCCATGAAGTCTGTGACGTACTCTTGACCAACGCGGATCTGGACGGAATTCTCACGGCCAGGTCGATATCATCCCGGGCCATGAGTCGGCTGCGCTGGAACTATTCCGCGGCCGTGGGCATCAACGGCGCGCTGGTGGTCCTGGGGCTGGCCGGACGCATTTCTCCCACGCTTTCCGCCCTGATCCACAACCTGGCGACCATCCTGGTGACGGTGAACAGCCTGCGGCCCTTTGAGAAGGTGCCTTTTTCGCAGCATTTCGCCGGGCTGCGAGGGAGGGGAGAGAGGGCTGAGACCTGAGGGGTGAAAAGAGAGGGCTGAAACCTGAGGGGTGAAAAGAGAGGGCTGAAACCTGAGGGCTGAAAGCTGAGGGCTGAGACCTGAAATTTTTTTTTCGCGCGACTTCTGCTCTGTTCCCCTCCCTGGAGGGGAATGGTCTCCGGGTCTGCGGGTAGTGGATGGATTGGCTGGTGAAATGATATCGGATTGACCCTGGAAGCACGGTGCAGTTCCCCATCCCTGGATCAGGGTGAGGATGAGGATGAGGATGAAGGGGAGGCTTTGTGAGGGGAGAAGTTTCACGATAAACCGCAACAGATAAACCGCAACAAGGGAGGCACAAGCCATGTACATCAGTTCCATTCCCGGAAGAGTGCGGATTCGCACCGACGACCATGCCGCACTGGATCGCGCCGCTGAATCCGTCGGCAAGCTCGATGGTGTTCTCAACATGCAACACAACCCCCGCACAGGCAGCCTGCTGATCATCTACGACGCGGACAACCCCGCGGCCGCGGACAAGTTGGAAAAACTGCTTCTGGAGCACTGTCCGAATATCACTTCGTCCGGTGCACCTGTCCCGGCCAAGACGTCCAGCATGGTCGCATATATGCGCATCGCCAAGCGGGGCATGCTCGGCAGTCTCGGCCTGGCCCTGGTTTTCGCCCTCCTGGACGAGGAGGACTGGCACATTGCCACCGGTTCGGCATTTCTCGGCTTCCTGGGGTACCACTTGTACGGTTACCGCAAACGGATTCTGGCCTGAGTTCGACAAGGGCTGAGGACGGAAAATGGTGTTGCTTTCCCGTCCTCAGCCCAACAAACCCAACAAACCCAACAAACCCAACAAACCCAACAAACCCAACAAACCCAACAAACCCAACAAACCCAACAAACCCAACAAACCCAACAAACCCAACAAACCCAACAAACCCAACAAACCCAACACGATGCAGTTAAACGACATTGCGCGGTTGCGCGACTATCTTACGGTGAAGCACCATATTCCGGGACGCTTGCGGGTTCTTTTTCATCCGGCGCTGATCAACAGGCCCGAAGTGAAGGAACTGGTCAGCAACCATTCGGAATTGCCGCCTGGAGTGACGTCCGTCCGGGTCAACGCCCTGGCCATGTCCGTGGTCATTGAATATGATCCGCGACGCATTCCGCCGGATTTACTGGAGGAACTGGTCCATGCTGACGAGCAGCGGGTTGTGGAAGTCTTGCGGGAACTTGGCGAAAAACTGGGGATCATGACCTGACCGGCGTGCGCTCACGAACCATGGATACAACAAACGGAATGGACGAACTGCGGCAAAGCATTGTCGAACTGCATCGCAAGGTGGATGCCCAGGCGCGCATTCTGGCCGAATTGGCTGCACTGCGCGCAAATATTGAATTTGAGAGTCAATCAGGTTCTCGGAATGGACATTTCCGGGAAGACTATCTGGAGCAATTGATCCGCGATGCAATCACCACCCTTGAGCAGAGCAAGCGCTCTTTTCGATCCCGGCAGCTGGAACAGTTGCGTCGCAGGTTGATGCAGGCCCTGCTGGATGAGGACTGCATCGGGCAAGGTGTTGCGGTGGGCAAAAGCGCCGTGACGGACAGGAACTCATGATCCTGTTGTGAACAGGATGTATGTCTACACCGCAAATGGAGATCTGAGATGCGATACGAATTTACCATCGCGCTGGAACATGTTGACGGGGTGTTGCGCATCAAGCCCTGCGGGGAATTTGATCGCGGGGCGGCTAAAAAATTGTTGGAACTGCTGCGCAGACAACAAGTCGGAGAGGAACCGCTGATCATCGACACGACGGAGCTTGGCAAGGTGCATACCGCGGCGTGCAGCCTGTTCAAGGAGGGGTGTGCGTCGTTTCCAGATGGTGACGCCGAGGGTGCGGTTTATCGGCAGCAAGGGCCGGGCCATGACCTTTGACCGAAGCCTGGTCCAGCAGAGCGGACACCGGGATACGGGTGCCCCATGACAAAGCCCCGCCACCCGCGCCCAGGATCGACCTTGGGAGGGAAGCGCCTCATCGGGCTGGTACTGGTTCTGTTGCTGGTGGCCACGGTGTACTTCGGCACGGACGATGTTCGGAGAGGACCTGTCGGCGGTTTGCCCGCGGACCTTGTCGGCCGGGTGACCGTGCTGCAGCTCACGGCGGAGCACTGCCCGTCCTGCCGGGATATGGAACCGGTGGTCCATGCCCTCCGGGAGCAATACGAAGGTCGGGTTTACTTTCGGGATATCGATGTTTTCCAGCGCGCCGGCACGGCCACGGCCTACGGCATCCAGACCATTCCGGCTTTTGTCTTCTACGACCGTCAAGGACAAGAGCGGCATCGCCATGAAGGCATCCTGGATCAGGCCGTGATGGTCAAGTGGCTGGAGAAACTGCTCGCGGAGTCGATTGGAAGCGAGGCGGGTTGAACCGTTCGGGAACGGAAATTCCACAAGAGGAAAGCAAGATGATGAGCAGACTCAGTGCTTTGGTTCGTCGGCAATGGAATCAGGGCGTAAATATGGGCGCGAATTTAGGCGTGAATTTGGGCGAGAGAGGGGAACAGGGGCGGGGAAGTGCTTCGGGAAAGGGCGTTTCTCTCTCGGGCTGCCCGGAACACGGACGTGTCCGCGCTGAGGCGGCGTCCGACAGGAACCGGACCTGTGTACCTTTGGTGAGTCCCGCCAAGAACTGCACGGCAGCGCAGCCGGTGATGGTCTGGCCCGCGGAGGCCTGTCGAGTGGTCCGGGAGTTGAAGGGTGAAGTGGCGGAATTGGCCCAGGAGAACGATCGGTTGCGTCTGGCCTTGCGGGTTCGGGATCACCCGGTGGAACCGGTTCACGGCGAGGCAAACGCCCACCATGTGTCCGAGTCGTCCGATACAGAGCAAGAATCGAGACAGCCCGGTGCCGTGCTGGAAAGCGCCCTGGTTGCCCGTTGTGAGTTGCTGCGCCAGTTTGACCAGCGGTTGCTGCCTCCGTTGCGAGAGATCCGTCATGCCTTGAACATGCTCAATGTGCACAACAGGACGGATCCGTCCGGTCAGGGATATCTGCATATGGGTATCGGGGCCTGCCACGAGCTGGAGCGCGGTCTGCGGGATATCCTGGAGCTGCGCACGGCCTGCCTGGACTGCATTGCCTTGCGCCGGGACCTGTTCAGCATGGAAACCGTGCTGGACAATCTTCAGGCCTCGTTTGCGCCATCCTGCCATGCCCGCTCGATAGATCTCCTGGTGAGGATATCTCCCCGCGTACCGACGCAGATGGCCGGAGACCCTGGCCGCGTCGAGCAGATCCTCTTTTATCTCCTGGACAATGCCGTGCGCCATACCCGTCAGGGCCAGGTTCGGGTTGAAGTGGACACCCTGACATCTCCGGACCCGGAGCAGGTTCGCCTCTCCCTGGCGGTTCACGATACCGGTCGGGGCATTCCGACGCACCTCCTGGAGCATCTCTCGGAGTGCTTCGCGGAGGGAGGCGGAACCGAATCGCGGGAATGCCGGGGACTGGGGGTGGGGCTGGTGATGGTCAGAAAACTGGTGGGGCTGATGGACGGACAGTTCCGCCTGGAGAGCCTGGAGTGCGCATATACCTCGGCCTATTGCACCATTATCCTGGAGCGACTGCCCGAGGAGGAGTCGTGCTGAAGAAGGGGAAGTGTGCGGTCAGGCTTCGAGAGCAGGTGCAATTTTGAGTCTATCTCAGAGAGGATTGAAAAAATAAAAAGTTTTACTTGATAAAAAAAATCAATTTCCCTATCTTCTGTCCCAGCGGCACGGATTCATCCCCTCGACCTGGATTGTGATCCAGGCGACAAGCCGCGGTCGTGGTGGCGTACCCATTTGGTGCATTCATCAACAACAAGACGAAAGGAGAGGCAGACATGGACACGATGTTTCGGATGCGGACCAGGAAAAGCATGAACAACCTGCATGTGCGTCTTGAAGGCGTTTTCGATCCCGATTCAGCGACTTCCCTGGCCTTGGCCCTGCGTGAGGAAGCCACCGGGTGCGAACGGTTTTTCATCAATACCGATGGCCTGGAGCGTGTGGAACCGCAAGGGGTTCTGGCTCTGAAGGACTTCATGCGCGGAACCGTTCCTGGTTCCGGAGAAAACATGGCCTCGCGGATTTATTTCAAGGGCAAGAACGGCAACGCGATGGCCCTGGAAGGGCAGCGCATTTTACAAATCAAGGCCAAGTCCAAGACCGGCTGCGGCTGCTCGGGAACCTGCGGTTGCGCCGGAAAATGCGTGGTCTGCAAATGCGCCGTAAGCCGTGAAAGGGTGCGCCATAACAACGGCAACGAGTGACATTCTGGGCAGGAAAAGAAAAGCATAAACAATTCCTGATATCAATTTTCATTGTCTTATCCAATCCAGCAAACAGGAGAATCACAATGTGCGCAACACTGATCGGCGGCATGGACCGTCTGAAACCGAACTACCTGCTGACCGCCAGGCAGGCCGGCGTTGATCTGAAAATATTCACCGGCAAGGAAAATACCATCGCCTCTTCCCTGCGCGACAGCAAAATGATCATCATCTTTACCAACAAGGTGTCCCACCAGGCTCGGAACGAGGCCATGCAGGTGGCAAAAGCCCGGAACATCCCCGTGCACATGCTGCACTCCTGCGGTGTCTCCAGTCTGAAGAAATGTCTGCAGGGCAC carries:
- a CDS encoding DUF4198 domain-containing protein produces the protein MKRGLLLAGLLTLFLSAPALAHFQMLYTPQSALEHGGEMSLKLVFTHPFDGDHIMDMDPVQEFYVVHQRGEEGEPQKIDLKEYLSEITWNGLDDAEGKAFEANLPARVVRSMGDYVFVLVPTPYYEKADEGYIQQFTKMIVNVGGMPGNWNEPLGLPAEIVPMNKPYANWTGGVFTGVVMSNGEPVPNIEVEVEYLNVDVDMAANAFVGEPKIEAPHPAFETMSVMANDKGEFTIGLPKAGWWGIAVPDVVELEHDGKELVQEAVLWIQVTDIP
- a CDS encoding DUF1490 family protein; translation: MNDMIRGGLLFLAGAVVGAAGASLMARQDNPLRGAVVGTLAQGLAAKDKMLTSLEKAKENVEDMVAEARQAKPTPTGLPDQSK
- a CDS encoding heavy metal translocating P-type ATPase, with product MGRPPKRFLVVLVHAIPGRFRLRLDHVPDQATLDMIQRGLTGHHGVREVRVSARTGSVLVFHDEGVSLEKLLSLFQNQGLTLHELSQVPQSTSALSAVTPEVAEPSGQTSLLRSLAFPGLLLRPFLPPWVRLLLAARRALPFLLKGLASLLRGRLNIDVLDGLAIGISLARRDLRSVMIITTLLSLGDFLEQWTRKRSRDQLAQDLLHLPPSVWIKNGEQLEERPLEQVQTGDLVVVHSGSRIAVDGVVVDGEAMVNQASLTGEPLAVAKGRGISVFAGTAVEEGTIIIRAEQVGDATRVNKIVKILEESERLKAGLQARAEQWADRVVPLTLGLSLLTWFLTRNLNRAVSVLLVDFSCAIKLSTPLTMLAAMREASTKGVLIKGGRFLEKLDQADTYVFDKTGTLTEAQPRGLEVVPFNGHEAREVLRIAACLEEHFPHPLARAVVAMADREGLPHKEEHSELEHILAHGIASKLDGQRVLVGSRHFIQEHGKADLSVAEQAVRRAAEQGSSVLYVGIGGELAGLIFLEDPVRREAALFLQLLRQGGVRHVLMLTGDGEESAANVAGRLNIDAYHAQLLPEDKVRIVQGLRSSGNVVAMVGDGINDTPALSASDVGISMKSGADIAHEVCDVLLTNADLDGILTARSISSRAMSRLRWNYSAAVGINGALVVLGLAGRISPTLSALIHNLATILVTVNSLRPFEKVPFSQHFAGLRGRGERAET
- a CDS encoding HMA2 domain-containing protein, producing MQLNDIARLRDYLTVKHHIPGRLRVLFHPALINRPEVKELVSNHSELPPGVTSVRVNALAMSVVIEYDPRRIPPDLLEELVHADEQRVVEVLRELGEKLGIMT
- a CDS encoding TlpA family protein disulfide reductase, translated to MTKPRHPRPGSTLGGKRLIGLVLVLLLVATVYFGTDDVRRGPVGGLPADLVGRVTVLQLTAEHCPSCRDMEPVVHALREQYEGRVYFRDIDVFQRAGTATAYGIQTIPAFVFYDRQGQERHRHEGILDQAVMVKWLEKLLAESIGSEAG
- a CDS encoding sensor histidine kinase, yielding MMSRLSALVRRQWNQGVNMGANLGVNLGERGEQGRGSASGKGVSLSGCPEHGRVRAEAASDRNRTCVPLVSPAKNCTAAQPVMVWPAEACRVVRELKGEVAELAQENDRLRLALRVRDHPVEPVHGEANAHHVSESSDTEQESRQPGAVLESALVARCELLRQFDQRLLPPLREIRHALNMLNVHNRTDPSGQGYLHMGIGACHELERGLRDILELRTACLDCIALRRDLFSMETVLDNLQASFAPSCHARSIDLLVRISPRVPTQMAGDPGRVEQILFYLLDNAVRHTRQGQVRVEVDTLTSPDPEQVRLSLAVHDTGRGIPTHLLEHLSECFAEGGGTESRECRGLGVGLVMVRKLVGLMDGQFRLESLECAYTSAYCTIILERLPEEESC
- a CDS encoding DUF2325 domain-containing protein; this translates as MCATLIGGMDRLKPNYLLTARQAGVDLKIFTGKENTIASSLRDSKMIIIFTNKVSHQARNEAMQVAKARNIPVHMLHSCGVSSLKKCLQGTA